A stretch of DNA from Campylobacter gracilis:
CGCCATGAAGACCGCCATAAATTTTGCTGCCGCGCCGGGTTCGGCATACAAACAAAATTTCGCCATCGCGCAAAATTCGATCCAAGAGCGGGATTTTGCCGAGGGAGAGAATTACGTTTCGATTCAGAATTCCGCTTCAGCGCAAAATTCCGTCCTAATTCAAAATTTCGACGCTACCGCGCAAAACCCCATTTCGCAGCCGCTATCTCCGCTTCAAATAGGTAAAATTCCAAACCTTACCCCCGCGCAGGAACAAGCGCGTAAATTTGCCGAAGCCAATGAGACGTCTCTGATTTTCGGCGATACGGGCAGCGGCAAGAGCGAAATTTATATCGCGCTGATCGCGCAGGCGCTCGCTGCGGGCAAGCAGGCGCTGTTTTTGATGCCCGAGATTTCGCTCACGCCGCAGATGACGAAGCGGCTACAGAGCTATTTTGGCGAGCGGCTCGGCGTCTGGCACTCCAAAATTTCGCCGAAAAAAAAGCGTGAAATTTTAGCGAAATTTAACGCAGGCGAGATTCGGCTCATCGCGGGTGCCCGCTCGGCGCTGTTTTTGCCCTTTAGCGATCTGGGCCTCATCGTCGTGGACGAGGAGCACGACGACAGCTACAAATCCGCCGCCGCGCCGCGTCTAAATGCCCGCGACGCCGCGATTTTCGTCGGCAAGAAGCTCGGCATCCGCGTGGTTTTGGGCTCTGCGACGCCCGCGCTTAGCACCTATGCGAAGCAGCCGCACTTCCGCCTGCGCGGCACCTACTTTAGCAGCGCCAAGCGCTTCATTTTCGATGAGAGCGAGACGGGGCTGAGCCCTAAAATTTTAACCGAGATCGGGCGCAGTCTCGAAGCCGGCAAGCAGGCGGTCGTGTTTTTGCCGACGCGCGCGAACTACAAATATATGGTCTGCGAAAACTGCGGGCAGATCGTGCGCTGCCCGTTTTGCGCCGTCGGGATGAGCTATCACGCGGACGCTGCGGCGCTGAAGTGCCATTACTGCGGCTTTAGCACGTTTTACAAGGCATCTTGCGAAAACTGCGGCGGCGAGGTGATGCAGGCGCGCAAGATCGGCACCGGCGAGCTTGCCGCACAGCTTGCGGCGCGTTTCCCTAGCGCTCGCATCGCAAAATTTGATCGCGACGAGATCACCACGCAGCGCAAGCTCGAGGCGCTGCTAAATAACTTCAATGCCCATAAAATCGACATTCTGGTAGGCACGCAGATGCTTAGTAAGGGGCACGATTACCACGGCGTGGATCTTGCGGTGATAATGGGGATCGACGAGCATCTGAGCTATCCCGATTTTAGGGCGCGCGAAAAGACGCTGGCGCTTGCGATGCAGGTGGCTGGCCGCGCCGGCCGCTCGGGGCAGGGCAGGGTCGTCATACAGACGCGCCAGAGCGGCTTTTTTAGGGATTATATCGAAAACTACGATGATTTTTTGCGCGATGAGGCGGAGTTTCGAGAGGGGCTCTATCCGCCCTATATGCGGCTTTTGCGCGTGCTGATCTCGCATAAAAACGAAAACGCGGCGAGCGAGATAATGAACATAGCGCTTGAGCTTTTACGCCGCAAACAGGCGGGAGGTAGCGCGTTTGTATTGCATGACGGGCTGGACGCGGGGCAAATAAATTTAAGCGCTTTGAATTTACAAAATTTTGCACAGCAGGGCGGTAAGCAGATGTCAAATTCTAAATTTCAAAGCCCGGATCTGCGCGCGAGCAATGCAAAATTAAGCCCCCAAAAAAACGCTTCAAATTTGAAAAATAATGCGCAAATTACAGCTTGCGACGGGGACGCGGATAGCGTAAATTTAAAGCCTAAAAGAAACGGCGCCGCACAAAATTTTATAAATTTAGAGACCGAAAACCCTGCCGAAAATTCCGCGCAGTATTTGAAAGAGAAAGCGAGCGAGAGCTTCGAGATTATCGGCTACGGTAAGGCGGGTATCGCCTATATCGCGTCGAAATTTCGCTTTGAAATTCTGTTGCGAGCTAGTTCGCACGTGCCGTTGATCAACGCCGCGCGCGCGCTTGAGCATCTGCCCGTCGAGATCGATATGGATCCCGTAAACTTCGGCTAGACGCGATTTATAAAATTTTACCGGCATAAGCTTCACCCGCAAAATTTTGCGCAACGGGGCGATGAATTAATGCTAGAAAATAGATTTTGGCGGCGATAGGCCTTGCTACTTGTATAATCAAATGCAGCGATGCCATAATAAACGGCGAAAATGGTCATTGCAAGATTTATTATAACCTCGATTTTGACTATATCCATTTTTACGACGGGCGAAATCAAGATATCGCGCTGGGCTACGACTTTGATAACGAAAGCATCGAATTTTATAAAAAGCTATCAGATCACTATGATTACAAAGGCAAAAAATGCAGATCGCGCAGGGTATACAGCGAGCACCATGCGACATTTGCTCTTGATAATTTTGAGTACGTGACGTTTTGGTTGGGAGATCATGGCGAATTTACCCTAAAAGATCCATATATTCATGAATGTGAATAAAATTGATCGATGTTTTAACGCTGGAAGCCTGCCGTATAGATCGGCGGTATATGCATAAATTCATATTTGTGCGGATATGATAATGTATTTTATACTTTAGATTAAGTAATTGTATTGTATAAGTTTATACAACCGATAACAAAAAAATGCTTTTAGGATTCCAAAATCCCATTTTAAGGAGCAAGGGATGCAAATTCGTGCTTTTATTTTAGCGATCTTGTTTGCCGTATCGTTCGCAAAAGCGGACGATATAAAGCATCCATCGATGCCATGGCAACTGGAACCTATTTTATGGAAAATTCAAGATAAAAAAGTTGTAAGAAAAACCCTCCACGAACCTATGATTCGGGGTGCAACTACCTTTAATGGCAAGAGTTTTTATTTTTTTACGATAGAAGATAATGCAACGCTCAAAAAAGAGTATGAAGAGCATTTATCAAAAGAAAGAGACTTCTGCAACGACTTTTACGATGATCTGTTTGAGTGGAAAAATATAAATATAATCAAACCTCTGGTTTTTGATACGACGGATTACAATAACCCAGTTTTAAAGAAAAATATGGGCGATTGCTGGTATATGGATATGAATAAAACGATTAAAGACGGCTTTAGCGGGCGAGGATTTACGTTATATAAATTTGATAATAAGCTTTTGTATATTATGATTTACAAAACCACTCCTTATATATATCAGACGGATGATTTCGCAAATCTTGCTTACATTTTAGATCCGCAAGAATGTAGTAAAATCATAAAAGATCCTCGTAGTAGGGTAAATTTAGAAATTCTGGGCAATATCATATATAAACCGCGTCTGTTTTATGCCGAACCGATACGTTATAAAGATATAGACTATCTACTTTTCATAGATTTTGACAATACGGATAGCGGACAACTATTCAACGTCACAATCAGGAAATTTAAAGACGGTATTTTACAAATGCCTGTTTGTAGTAATTCATATTTAAACACGAAGCTTTATCGATAGGAGCGACTATGCGGATTCATATTCTTATTCTAATGATCGCATTTGCACTATTTGCGAATGCAAACGATGTAAGCGATACGGAAATTCCTTTTGATTTAAAAATAGCTTTATGGAAAGCTAATGATAGGAAAGTAGTAAGAAACAATCCTTCCGGTATGGTAGAAGGAGAAACCACTTTCAACGGAAAAACCGTTAGCTTTTGGCAAATAGATAGAAATGCAACGCTCAAAAAAGAGTATGAAGAGCATTTATCAAAAGAAAGAGACTTCTGCAACGACTTTTACGATGATCTATTCGAATGGAAAAATATAAGCGTAATCAAGCCTCTGGTTTTTGATACGACGGATTACAATAACCCCGTTTTAAAGAAAAATATGGGCGATTGCTGGTATATGGATATGAATACAACGATTAGAGACGGCTTTAGCGGGCGCGGATTTACGTTATATAAATTTGATAATAAGCTTTTGTATATTATGACGTATAGAGATTTTCGGCAATACGAGATGTCTTTTGCAAATTTTATGTATATTCTAGATCCGCAAGAGTGCAGTAAAATTATAAAAGACCCCTCATACGATTCATATTATAGCAGGGCAGATTTTGAGGATTATCGAAACAAGATCGCAGGAGATACCCTGATTTATTTCGGACCGATAAAATATAAGAGCGAAGATTATCTACTTTTTATCGATTCCGTAAATTTAATAAACGGTCTTAAAGCGGTTTTTATTAAAATTAGCAAATTTAAAGACAAAGTTTCGCAAACATCCGTTTGTAGAAATTTGTATTTAAATACAAAAATTTATCGTTAAGGAGTAAAACATGCAACGCATTCAGTTGCGATTGATAACTTTAAGTATGCAAATTTTGGCTGGGAGATCATGGCGAATTTACCCTAAAAGATCCATACATTCATGAATGTGAATAAAATCTATTATGCTTAAAGCGAAAGGATAAATCCGCTAAAATGCCTATAAATGGAGCAATATGAGAGTATTAAAATTTATTTTTATAATAGCGGCGTCTATTTTGTTTTGTTATGTGGCGGAGGAGCTTATAAATTATTTGATAATTAAGCCGCGCATTCCTATGGAATTTACCGATATAAATTTAACTAAAGCCGGCAATAAAGCGGAATTATATATAAATAACAAAGATGATAAAATTTGTAGATATTTTACTTTGGATTTTGTCTCATACGATTACGATAGAGATATGAAGCTCTTGGATGATGAGTTCGCAAATACGTATATAGGAGGGGAATACGACGTGAACGAAACGCTGCTGCGCGGTACCAAAATACCGCTAAGTCTAAAGATATACAAAATAGATAATGAGCCGAATAAATTTGGACGCGGAAAGGAGTATTTTTATTATAAGTTAAAACCCGTGTTTGCAGAGGTGAGGAATTTACGCCCCGCGTATATGCAAACGAGTATTTATAGGGGCGAGAAACACTATGACGCATATAGTGCGACGATAGCCTGCACGCCCTTACAAAAAGGTATGTATAAGGTAGAACTAGAGAATTTACAAGATTTGCCTATTTTTTCGAATGTAAAAATTTATTTTACTACGAAAGATAGCGGCCTTAAATATTAAGAAGACCGCAAGAAAATGTATTTGATAATTGCGACGTAGAAGCTAGCTCGTACAAACCTTTGTTTCTAGGCTTTTTATTTCGCGTTTGTAATAAAAATATTAAGCAGCATTTAATCCGCCGCACAATACAATACATCAATGTATCGTTCGAAATTTAATGAAAGTGCAGTTGGATTTTGTACGCCCATTCGCACTTTGCGGATATCGAGGGTAGCCGTTAAGTCTAATTACCGAACTTGCGATAGCGTGCGCTTTTTGGGCTACCATCTATGTTTATCTAAAGGAACACAATGAAAAATCCGCTTCGTTACGTGGATTATTGTAATGATCTAATCAAATTCGGCTTTGCTAAAAAGCATAATTTTTTAGCTATGATTGCCGTATTTTCTATGGTTCTTATGCCTATATGTTTTTCAGCCGCTTATGCAGTTGCACCCAGTGAGAAGTCCTTACAGAATCCATATATTTTCTCCGGAACAGTAGAGAAATTTTTTAGATTTCATAGCTATAAAAGCGGTAATGGTTGCAAGATATCCGTAGCGGGAAATGGCAAAATATTTTCTTGGGAATTTATCGACTTTCATATTGATACAAATAAATACGACTATGAAGAAAAATACTTTTGTGATTTTATATTTAGCAGATACATTAATAATAAATGCGTAATCTTAAAAATGATCAATCTTCATATCGTAGAATTTGGAGATTGTGATAATAAAGTAATTATCGAAGTTGATCTTAGGCAAAATTTCTTTGAACAAAAACTCTTTTTATGCAGTGGAATTATTTTGGCGCTAATTTTATTTTTGATATTTTTTAAACTAAATAAAGCATATAAAAATCTATTAAAAGGGGTATAAATATTCCGCAATGTCTGATGCGATAAGAATTCTACTTAAAAATACGCGCAGGAATTCATTCCACTCACGCCAAAATAAACTTTTTTCAATAAATCGCAAAATTTCTTGTCACTCATGTTTTGGCACTTCAAATTTATTGTTCATATATAAACTTTACTTCGCGATCCATATAGAGCTTACCGCGCAGCTTGCTATCCGCAGCGCCTACTCCTCATTTCCTTCCGTTCGTACGATTAGGCTTTTTGGAAGGCGGAATTTCTCGATGATCTCGCACTCTTTGGCGCGCATCTGTCCGTCGTCACTTTCGTGATCGTAACCTAGCACGTGCAGCAGACCGTGCGTAAAAAGCAGCGCCGTCTCGTCATCTCTGCCGTGCCCAAGCTGCGCGGCTTTTAACTCCACGAGGTCTAAATTTATCACGACCGAGCCGAGTAGCGCAGGGGCGAAATTCCCGCCGTCAAAATTCTCATTCTTTAAATTTTCATCATTAGGACTTTCGCCCTCGGAATTTTCGGAATTCATGGTATTGGAATTTTTACTCGCAGAATTTGCGGCGCCTGTATTTTCACTAGCGGAATTCGCGGCGTTTAGAATTTTATCGCCGCTGTTTTCATGCGCGGAGCTCTCTTCGCTCAAATCCTCGCCGAAGCCCGCAAATGCCGCAGGATCGAGCGGAAAGCTCAGCACGTCGGTCGCCTTATCGATGCCGCGCGTTTGCGCATTTAGCTGCCGCATCTCCTCGCCGCGCACGAAAATTAACTCGACGCTCTCGCCGCCCAGCTCCGCCGCGATTGCGTCCAAAATTTCGGGATAGGGCTGCTCGCAAAGTATCATTTTTACCCCTCTTTTATAAAATTTTCGTATAATTTTAGCAAAAAAAGGACGAAAATGAGAGCTTTATGCGTGATCAGCGGCGGCATGGACAGCGCGACCTGCGCCTATATCGCGAGGCGCGAAGGTTACGAGATCGTAGCGCTGCACTTTGACTACGATCAGCGCACGATGGGCAAGGAGCGCGAGTGCTTTGGTAAAATTTGCGACGATTTGGGGGTCGCAAAAAGGCTGATTTTAGACGCTCGCTTCATCGCGCAAATCGGCGGAAGCGCCCTTACGGACGGTACTTTGCCGATCAGAAAAGGTGCTGCGGAGCTTTGCGGCGCAGCAAATACTACCGGCGCCGAGATTGACAGCGCGGCAAATTCCAAGAGCGCCGAGCTTGGAGAGCTAAATTTTATCGAGACAAATTCCATCGCCGAAGTAAACGGGCAAAATTCTATCGCAGCAAATTCTACTAATGCCGAGACTGGCGGGCAAAATTTTACTGCGTCAAATTTCATGGCGAGCTCCGCGGACGCTACGCTCGGTGCAGATTCGGCGCGAGACAGCCGCTTGCAGAGCGGTGAAATTTTAATTCAAGACGCTGAAATTTTACTAGGGGGCGATGAGTTTTCGCCGCAAGGCAGTAAAATTTTAGCCTGCGACGACAAAATTTCATCGCAAGGCAGCAAAATTCTGGTTCAAGAAGGTGAAATTTCATCTCAAAGCGGAGCCCAGCCGCAGCAGGGCGATAAAATTTCATCGAAGCGCGCAGAGGGTGAAATTCCATCGCAAAGTCAAAGCGATAAAATTTCACCGTCAAGCGGCGAGAGCGCGTTTTCGGATCTGCCGAGCACCTACGTGCCGTTTCGCAACGGCGTGTTTTTGAGCATCGCCGCCGCGCTCGCCGAGAAGGAGCGCTGCGACGCGATTTTCATCGGCGTGGTGCAGGAGGACAGCAGCGGCTACCCCGACTGCGGCGCGAGCTTCATCGCCGCGTTCGAGCGAGCGCTTGAGCTGGGCACGAGCCGCGACTTTCATCCGCGCATCAAAACCCCGCTCGTGCACCTTAGCAAGGCGCAGATCGTCTCGCTAGCGCTTGAGATCGGCGTGCCGCTGGAGCTTACGTGGAGCTGCTACGAGCGCGAGGACGCTGCGTGCGGGCTTTGCGACAGCTGCCTGCTGCGACTTAAAGGCTTTGCGGGCGCCGGCGCGAAAGATAAAATCCCCTACGCGATAGAAGCTTAGGCGAGCCGCGACGAAATTTATCGAGCCCGCGCGACTCGGCGTGTCATCGCAGCGCTTGATATGCGCGGGTTTTGAATACGTAGCGCCGCATGATTTGTGGCGGGATTTAAACATACGGCGGCGGCCTGCGCTTTAGCGCTCGCCGAGCCGCGGCTGTAAATTTAAACTGCGCTTTGAAATTTTAAAAATTTTCTGAGAGCGTTGCGCGCGGTTCAAAGCAAAATCAATTATAAATTTGACTCCTATGCTATTT
This window harbors:
- the ybeY gene encoding rRNA maturation RNase YbeY — protein: MILCEQPYPEILDAIAAELGGESVELIFVRGEEMRQLNAQTRGIDKATDVLSFPLDPAAFAGFGEDLSEESSAHENSGDKILNAANSASENTGAANSASKNSNTMNSENSEGESPNDENLKNENFDGGNFAPALLGSVVINLDLVELKAAQLGHGRDDETALLFTHGLLHVLGYDHESDDGQMRAKECEIIEKFRLPKSLIVRTEGNEE